The genomic window AAGGATACGCAAAAGGTTCTTCAGCTTGTCACACAGATCGAGCAGCTGCTGAGCTGACGTCGTCACTCAGGCTTCCCGCGGAAGGCCGCGGAGCGCGCCTGACTGCATATTGCCGGTGACTCGGTTGCACTGAAGGAGAAACGGGATGCGCGCCTTGCCACTCGTTTTCGTTGTTCTATTCGCCGTTCCGGTTTTTCCCGATTGGGCCCAATCCTATGAAAACCCCATGGAAACGATCGATTTCTGGCAGCGCCAGTATGAAGAGATAAGGCCGGAAACCGATGCTCGGGCAAAGAGAGCGCACGAAATCTTCAGCCGCCTGGTCAATGCCGTCGGGAGTCGGCCCGGTGTGGTGCCGAGGCTTTTCATCTCGAAGACCGAACCCAAAAATATTTCTCTCCCCATAGCCATACCCGATGGGGCGGTCATCATTTCCGGCAGAACCCTTGACATCTGTTCCGGGAACACAAAAGCTGCCGATGACCGTCTGGCTTTCGTGCTCGGGCATGAACTGGCGCATCTGCTCAAAGATGATTTCTGGCACATGAAGTTCTTCAACGCCCTGAAGACGGCAGAAGCCGGGAACCCGGCCGATGCGAAGACTCTCGCCGAGCTGAGAGCGATAGCCGGCTCGACGGATCAAGTCCTGGCAAAGGAGCTCCAGGCCGATGAGTATGGGATCATCTACGCGGCCATGGCCGGATTCGACACCAGGGCCGTGGTGGATGACGGTAAGGTCAGCTTCTTCGTCGAGTGGCTGCAAGCTGTTGACCCGGCCTATTCCGTCAATACGCCCAAGGATCCCGATCACCCCACCCCGGAGCAGAGGGCGGGAACGGTAAAGGCTCGCCTTCGGCAGGTTCTGAAAAACGTGGAGATGTTCGAACTGGGGTTGGCGTTTTACCGGACAGGGCAGTATGACCGGGCGGTTTCCGCATTCAGGAGGTTTCTTGCCTACTTCCCGAGCCGCGAGGTCGCCCACAATCTTGCCGCGAGCCACCATCAACTGGCCATGAAGTATTATGCGGGCAAGGCGGGAGGGGCGCCCCCCCTTTTCAGAATGTCGGTCGCCATCGATCCGCGGACCCGGGCCGGCGACATCGCTCAACGGGGGGCGGAGGATGCCGAGTACCTGTTCAGAGTGCATCTGAAGGAGGCTATTGAGTTGTATCAGCGGGCCATCGGCCAGGATCCCGGATACGTCAGGTCATATGACAATCTGGCCTGTGCGTTTATTCTGAGAGGCGAGGAGGGCGATGCGTACAGGGCGGTGGTCATGTTGAAGGACTCCCTCAGAATTGCCCCGGCTCGAAAAGAGGCGCTGAACACTCTTGGCGTGGCGTTCTTCCACACGGAAAACCCCGAGAAAGCCAAAGGCTGTTTCCTCGAGGCACTCAAGATCGACCCAGCCTACGATTTGGCGCTGTATAACCTCGGACGGCTGGCACTGGAACGGGGCGATGAAAGTGAGTGCAGGAGACACTGGCTGGAATATCTCAAGCTGGACAGGAAGACTCCGTGGGCGGCCGCGGCAAGGAAAACCCTGGGTGTCGAAGGTCCGGCGGATTCTTCCCCTCAAGGCGTCGAACACGAGCGGGAGAACGTACTGGGCCTTCAGACAGGCGCGTATGACGAGGAAGTCCCAAAAGACTGGGGGACTCCGGAGACGGAAAACGTGCCCCTGGAGCGTTATCCCTACAAGATCAACCGGTTCGCCAACCACCTGATGACCGTCTCGCAGAACAAGGAGATCGGGCTGATCCTGGCATTCAGGGATTTTTCCGGAAGAACGGCGAGGAACATCGGCATGGGGAGTTCCAAGCAAGACGTCGTTGCACGATATGGCGATCCGGACAGGAACCTGGAGTCCCTGTCGGGATTCACGCTGGTCTACGAGACATCGGGAATAGCGTTCAATTTTCAGGAAGGCGGACTGGTCTCCTGGACTCTGTTCTGAACGCGCGGATCGTTTGCAGCAAGCCCCCGACATCGCGCGGACGCTTCATGATTCCCTCCGGAGCGGAGGCGACCGCTTTCGCCGGGGTATCGAGGCGGGCGGGTTTCCCGGCCCCCGGCGCTTTCCTACCTGAAATTCCCCATCAAAACGAAGGGCGCCCAGAAATAAGGGTGGGCGTAAGGTGCCGACGGAGGTGTTTCAAAGGACGGGCTGTTCCTCCCGCCGCAATCGCGCGACTGCCCGGCCTCTTGCTGGGATGGCGGCTCGCTGGATGGCTCTTTCTCCTCTTCTCCCCGGAGCAATTCCAGCTGAGCCCGGCGCAGGCACTCGGCCTTGTTTGTGGAGGGGTTTCCCGCGCGCGCTTCGTACATTTTCTTCATGAGCAGTCCTGTACTCCTGTCGGCAACGGACCATAGGGACGCGATAACCCCTTTTGCCCCGCTGCGCTGTGCAAGCACTCCGAAACCCTCGACTTCCCGCCCGTCGGCATCCCGTGCGCCCAGTCCGGTTTCACATGCCGAAAGGGTCAGCAGGTCCACCTCGTCAAACCGGAAGCCCTGGTGCTTGATTTTGTCCAAAGTCAGCTGAGACCCGTCGCCCATCAACAGAAAGGATTCCTCGGCTGTCGGTTGGAAGACGAAATGGCTGGCAATGTGCACCACGGGGTAGTCGCGAAGGAGCGCCTCGCGCATGGCGTCAACCGTGAACTCGCCGTCGAGTTTCACGATACCCGGGAGAACGCCGCCTTTGCCTTCCTGCCCGACAATACTGTGCAATTCATATCGAACCGAAGGCAGGGCCCTGAAATGGTCGCTCACCTTGTCCGCGACCCCGAACCCGGCAACTTGCCAGGATAGGGAAGGGGAATCCCTCAGCCTGTCACGGCTGGCGGGCGTAAAAACCACGGGCGTATAGCGCTCGATCAGGTACTTCCGGCCGTCGTAAAGACAGGAGAAAGGAATGTATCTGAGTGCTCCATCAAGCGAAAGCAGAAGTGTCGTGGCGCCCGCCTGCTCCAGGTCGCGGGAAATCGGGCCCAGGACAGCCGTGAACAACTTCCTGGAAGCGGGCCGGGGGTCTTTCGACGGGCACAGGAGATCCTTTCTGAGATCCGAGATCATGTGATTGAGCTCGATGGCGCTGACGTTTGTCTCTCTTGCCAGTTGTGTTTCCGAAGTCGTCAGTATGACGATCAGTTTCTTTTCGGTCACGAGATAGTGGACGACGACCGTCCCGTTTCCCAGGTACCTCAGGAGGGACTGGAAGGACTTCAGGTCGCGCAGGCTTTTTTCCGTCAGCTCCGCGGCTTTTTCCCCGGCGGTTTTCTCAAATTCCGCGGAGATCCTGTCGATGAAAGCCTCGAAGGTGCGGCTCGCTGTCTCCAGGTCGGACAGGATTTCCTTCTGCTTCTTCCTGTCCTCCTCGGTGAGCTCGCTGCTCTTGGCTTTTCTCCTGATTTCCGCATACTCCGCGCCTCTCTGCGCAATTTGATCGCTGATCATGGCGAATTTTTCAACCCAGGGTTTTTCGGCCTCGCTGTAGCCGATCCCTTCGCCGGCCTTCGGGACCTCCATTCCTCGCACAAACTCGAAAAACTCCTCTTCCTTCAGAAGGTCCATCACCTGCTGCGCTTCAGGAATTCTGCCCATGTTCGTCAACAGTGTCGCAAGGCGCTTGTAAACGTTTTCCTTGTCGCGGATGAAGCTTGTCCGGAGAGACATGTCCATGCTCGCCATGGAGGACCGCATGGCCTGAATTGCATTGATCGCCTGTTTTCCGAAGAGGATGGCGACGTTCGGATTGCCGAGCTTTGAAAAGGTCGAGCTCATTCCGGCGAGCACATTCCATTGAAGCTGGGCGTCGCCGGAGCGCAGCGCGGCCGGCAGCGCCTTTCGGTAGTATTCGATCGCCCTGGAGCATTCGCCGGTGGACTGGTAAACCGACCCCAGATTGTTGTAGGTCCTCGCCGTGGCGGGATGATCGGAGCCAAGCCTGCTCAACTGGATCGACAGTGCCTTGTCGAAATACGGCAGTGCCTTTTCGAACTCCCCCATGCTCTCGTGGGTGGAGGCAATGTTGTTGTAAGTCACCGCGGTGGCCGGGTGATCCGGACCGCTGGTCTTGAGATCGATTTCGAGCGCCTTTCGGTAGTGTTCGAGAGCTTCGGGGTATTGGCCCAGGGCCTTGTGAACCGATGCTATGTTGTTATACGTGATGGCTGTGCCGGAGTGTTCGGGACCGTAGGTTTTTATATAGACGGGCAAGGCTTTGTTGAGGTTTTCGAGGGCTTTTTCGTACTGGCCCATGGCTTTGTAGATCCCGCCCAGGTTGTTGAAGGCGGTTGCCGTGGCCGGGTGTTCCGGTCCGAAGACCTTCAGCCTGATGCTCAGCGATTTCTCGTAGTATTCGAGCGCCTTTTTGTAATTGCCCGCCTCTTCGTAGACCGAAGCCGCGTTATTGTAAGATACGGCGGTGTCGGGCTGGTCCGGTCCACTGCTGCGGATGAGTATGACCAAAGCCTTCTCGAGATGCGCGAGTGCTTCGGGGTACTGTCCCATGTAGCGGTGCATTCTCCCCAGGTTGTTGTGTGACACCGCCGTATCGGGGTTGTCGGCCCCGAAGATCCGGATGGCAAGCTCGAGATCCCGGCGGTGGGTTTCCAGGGCCATGGCGTAGTCCCCAAGAGCCTCGTAGGTGGCGGCCAGCCCGATCAGTTCCAAGTGCGCCTTCTCGGGGCGGCAGTAAATGTCCGTTGAGAGCGCCTGGTCAAGCAATTCCAAAGCTTCGCGATACCTGCCCGCCGCATAGGAATCTTCAGCCCCGGCAAACCGGTCGTCCGCGGCTTTCGTCAGAGGGCCGCAATCACCAAGGGCCGTTCCGTGCAATGCGTGCAGGAACACGATCAATAAGCAAACAGCCCGGAAGAACCTTCCTATAATGCCGGGCTTCACTTCGTCGGGAACCCGTCCATTCATCTTTCGCTCCTTGGCTCGTTCGAGCGCCTGGATGAAGAATCATGTCGAATGCGTCGGTTTCGACACTCGAAACCTTCGCCGACACGCGCTGCGCATTGCTTGAGCGCCTGCCGGCGATACCCTCGGTATATTTTGACAAGTTCGATCCTGAAAAGTTGCATTTCTCCGAGGGATGAACGCAGGGTACATGAGAGTTCCCAAGTCAGACGGGTGATTGACCGAGGAATGCCGGGAAGCGCCGTGGGCGGTTGGCCATCCGGAAATCGAAGGGCTTCGGGCCGCGCCGGCCCTCGTCCAGAGCAATGCCGAGGGAACGCCGTCGGGATTTTGTTTGACAAGAGTTCCCCGAGCGACCCGTGAACCCGCTGCCGCCATTGAGAGACAAGTGCGGAGGCGGCCCGGCCGCCCGGATCGCCCGCCCGGTCCTCATCCGTATCATCGGACGCGGTAAGCCTGCCAGCGGCTGCCCGTTATGCGGTCTTCGCAGAGCATCTGGTCCGGGCCGACCATTTGAAAGAACACCGTCTCGCTCTTGACCCAGTGCATGCGCACACCGTTGTACCATTTGGGCTCGTGGTCAGTGATATCGAAGTGTATGTATCCGGAACCGACCGTGTACACGCCGGTGTCCCAGGTGAAGACCTGGCCGGCCCTGAATGTCTTGGTGAAGCGGCCGTCGGGCATCAGGGCGGTCTCGCCCGTTGCCGGTCCCCAGGGGGTCGGGACCTGGGCGCGCCAAACGCCGACGAGATTCGGCGTTGTCGAGTCCTGCGCGGAGGCGAGGGAGGAAGCCGCCAGCAGGCAAAGGAGCGCCGACAGGACAATCCAAGGGGCTCTTTTCATAGAGTTTCTCCTCGAATGAGCGGGTCTGATTCAGGCGTTCCACCGAGGCGAATGCCGAAGGACGTGACTGCCGGCCGGACCGGCGCGCGCGGTTCCACCGGGCAACGTCACGGTCCAGAGCATGTTTCAGGCGATAGGGGCCGTCTGTTTGATGGCTGAAATATCTTGTGATATC from Syntrophobacter fumaroxidans MPOB includes these protein-coding regions:
- a CDS encoding tetratricopeptide repeat protein, which produces MRALPLVFVVLFAVPVFPDWAQSYENPMETIDFWQRQYEEIRPETDARAKRAHEIFSRLVNAVGSRPGVVPRLFISKTEPKNISLPIAIPDGAVIISGRTLDICSGNTKAADDRLAFVLGHELAHLLKDDFWHMKFFNALKTAEAGNPADAKTLAELRAIAGSTDQVLAKELQADEYGIIYAAMAGFDTRAVVDDGKVSFFVEWLQAVDPAYSVNTPKDPDHPTPEQRAGTVKARLRQVLKNVEMFELGLAFYRTGQYDRAVSAFRRFLAYFPSREVAHNLAASHHQLAMKYYAGKAGGAPPLFRMSVAIDPRTRAGDIAQRGAEDAEYLFRVHLKEAIELYQRAIGQDPGYVRSYDNLACAFILRGEEGDAYRAVVMLKDSLRIAPARKEALNTLGVAFFHTENPEKAKGCFLEALKIDPAYDLALYNLGRLALERGDESECRRHWLEYLKLDRKTPWAAAARKTLGVEGPADSSPQGVEHERENVLGLQTGAYDEEVPKDWGTPETENVPLERYPYKINRFANHLMTVSQNKEIGLILAFRDFSGRTARNIGMGSSKQDVVARYGDPDRNLESLSGFTLVYETSGIAFNFQEGGLVSWTLF
- a CDS encoding CHAT domain-containing tetratricopeptide repeat protein; the protein is MNGRVPDEVKPGIIGRFFRAVCLLIVFLHALHGTALGDCGPLTKAADDRFAGAEDSYAAGRYREALELLDQALSTDIYCRPEKAHLELIGLAATYEALGDYAMALETHRRDLELAIRIFGADNPDTAVSHNNLGRMHRYMGQYPEALAHLEKALVILIRSSGPDQPDTAVSYNNAASVYEEAGNYKKALEYYEKSLSIRLKVFGPEHPATATAFNNLGGIYKAMGQYEKALENLNKALPVYIKTYGPEHSGTAITYNNIASVHKALGQYPEALEHYRKALEIDLKTSGPDHPATAVTYNNIASTHESMGEFEKALPYFDKALSIQLSRLGSDHPATARTYNNLGSVYQSTGECSRAIEYYRKALPAALRSGDAQLQWNVLAGMSSTFSKLGNPNVAILFGKQAINAIQAMRSSMASMDMSLRTSFIRDKENVYKRLATLLTNMGRIPEAQQVMDLLKEEEFFEFVRGMEVPKAGEGIGYSEAEKPWVEKFAMISDQIAQRGAEYAEIRRKAKSSELTEEDRKKQKEILSDLETASRTFEAFIDRISAEFEKTAGEKAAELTEKSLRDLKSFQSLLRYLGNGTVVVHYLVTEKKLIVILTTSETQLARETNVSAIELNHMISDLRKDLLCPSKDPRPASRKLFTAVLGPISRDLEQAGATTLLLSLDGALRYIPFSCLYDGRKYLIERYTPVVFTPASRDRLRDSPSLSWQVAGFGVADKVSDHFRALPSVRYELHSIVGQEGKGGVLPGIVKLDGEFTVDAMREALLRDYPVVHIASHFVFQPTAEESFLLMGDGSQLTLDKIKHQGFRFDEVDLLTLSACETGLGARDADGREVEGFGVLAQRSGAKGVIASLWSVADRSTGLLMKKMYEARAGNPSTNKAECLRRAQLELLRGEEEKEPSSEPPSQQEAGQSRDCGGRNSPSFETPPSAPYAHPYFWAPFVLMGNFR